One genomic region from Esox lucius isolate fEsoLuc1 chromosome 24, fEsoLuc1.pri, whole genome shotgun sequence encodes:
- the LOC105020615 gene encoding uncharacterized protein LOC105020615, producing the protein MTIVMMEFWTIFWLNAILGCALTKDVIQPDSVILTHVGHSVSLTCFCPSNMMISVLWLKQTFGQKPLLMASASYFSQETFYFNNFTKDFSGTKRLSVMRGEDSFNLTISKTEPGDSATFYCGALYINRITFAQGTVLIVKGSESKSKSVLQQPVSESVQPGDSVTLNFTINTGTCEGEHSVYWFRHDSGESPPGIIYTNGDRSGQCMKSPESGSPTQSCVYNLPKRNLSVSDTGTYYCAVASCGEILFGNGTKMDIQDPLGNQVNSLLFIVIYFLTTAVILSVIINIIFCRRMKRSQCEHCAAETTTQHGDHGNANASMSNRQLHDDTTMNYVSLKFTDKKSAQSRRPRREKTEMRNQREEETIYSGLSHRDRV; encoded by the exons ATGACGATAGTTATGATGGAGTTTTGGACTATCTTCTGGCTTAACGCCATATTGG GTTGTGCACTTACCAAAGATGTTATCCAACCAGACTCTGTGATACTTACACATGTAGGACATAGTGTTTCTCTCACTTGCTTTTGTCCATCTAATATGATGATTAGTGTTCTTTGGCTTAAACAAACTTTCGGACAGAAGCCTCTTCTCATGGCGTCAGCATCTTATTTCTCCCAAGAGACGTTTTACTTCAACAACTTTACCAAGGACTTTAGTGGGACTAAACGTTTAAGTGTGATGCGAGGAGAGGACAGCTTTAACCTGACCATCTCCAAGACTGAACCAGGGGACTCAGCTACATTCTACTGTGGTGCTTTGTACATCAACAGAATAACATTTGCACAAGGAACTGTCCTAATTGTCAAAg GTTCAGAATCCAAAAGCAAGTCTGTGCTTCAGCAACCAGTTTCTGAGTCAGTTCAGCCAGGAGACTCTGTGACTCTGAACTTTACAATAAACACTGGGACCTGTGAAGGAGAACACAGTGTCTATTGGTTCAGACATGACTCAGGAGAATCTCCTCCAGGAATAATTTATACCAATGGAGACAGGAGTGGTCAGTGTATGAAGAGCCCTGAGTCTGGGTCTCctacacagagctgtgtctacAACCTCCCCAAGAGGAACCTCAGCGTCTCTGATACTGGGACTTACTACTGTGCTGTGGCCTCATGTGGAGAGATACTGTTTGGGAATGGAACCAAGATGGACATTCAAG aCCCGTTGGGCAATCAGGTTAATTCTCTACTCTTCATCGTTATTTATTTCCTGACAACTGCTGTGATTCTGAGTGTGATTATCAACATTATATTCTGTAGGAGAATGAAGAGGTCACAATGTGAACACTGTGCAG CAGAAACCACTACTCAGCATGGCGATCATGGAAATGCTAATGCCAGCATGTCAAACAGACAG CTCCATGATGACACTACCATGAACTATGTCTCCCTGAAGTTCACTGACAAGAAAAGTGCCCAGTCCAGGAGACCAAGGAGGGAAAAGACAGAGATGAGAaatcagagagaggaagaaaccaTCTACTCTGGTTTGAGTCACAGAGACAGGGTGTGA